A DNA window from Luteolibacter luteus contains the following coding sequences:
- a CDS encoding D-2-hydroxyacid dehydrogenase encodes MSTLKVFTDLQTSPELIDWLRESIAPHELLLPGKTGASVLADVPTDPLMQEADIVLGQPRVDAVLSSQNLKWLQVSTAGFTRYDTQDFRAAVKDRGIPVTNSSHVYDDACAEHVFAFMLANARQLPRGLKTRCANGAPEWLELRRDSRLLQGQSLLIVGYGAIAERLIELLAPFRMKITAMRRTRRGDEKVPIVTPDEVSAALGEADHVINILPDNAESLRWFNAERFAQMKQGAIFHNIGRGTTVNQEALAEALQSGRLGAAWLDVTDPEPLPDDHVLWTLENCYITPHTAGGQFDEARVLIRHFIENFARYQAGEKLVNQVM; translated from the coding sequence ATGTCCACGCTGAAGGTTTTCACCGATCTCCAAACTTCTCCCGAGCTGATCGATTGGCTCCGCGAAAGCATAGCTCCACACGAACTTCTCCTGCCGGGAAAGACCGGCGCCTCCGTTCTGGCGGACGTGCCCACCGATCCTCTGATGCAGGAAGCGGATATCGTTCTGGGGCAACCGCGCGTGGATGCCGTCCTGTCCTCACAGAACCTGAAGTGGCTGCAAGTGAGCACGGCCGGCTTCACCCGCTACGACACGCAGGACTTCCGCGCCGCGGTGAAGGACCGGGGTATCCCGGTGACCAACAGCTCGCATGTCTATGACGATGCCTGTGCCGAGCACGTCTTCGCCTTCATGCTGGCAAATGCCCGCCAGCTTCCCCGCGGCCTGAAGACCCGCTGTGCGAACGGAGCACCGGAGTGGCTGGAGCTCCGCCGCGACAGCCGCCTGCTCCAAGGACAATCCCTCCTCATCGTCGGCTATGGGGCGATCGCGGAAAGGCTGATCGAACTTCTGGCCCCGTTCCGGATGAAGATCACCGCCATGCGGCGTACCCGCCGCGGGGACGAAAAGGTTCCGATCGTCACACCGGACGAAGTTTCCGCAGCTCTGGGTGAAGCGGATCACGTGATCAATATCCTGCCGGACAACGCCGAGTCCCTTCGCTGGTTCAATGCGGAGCGCTTTGCCCAAATGAAGCAGGGTGCCATCTTCCATAACATCGGTCGCGGAACGACCGTGAACCAGGAAGCACTCGCCGAAGCCCTGCAATCCGGCCGACTCGGTGCGGCTTGGCTCGACGTGACGGATCCGGAACCGCTGCCGGATGATCACGTGCTCTGGACCTTGGAGAACTGCTACATCACCCCGCACACCGCGGGTGGCCAGTTCGATGAAGCACGGGTGCTCATCCGTCACTTCATCGAAAACTTCGCCCGCTATCAGGCCGGCGAGAAGCTGGTGAACCAAGTGATGTAA
- a CDS encoding DUF1294 domain-containing protein produces MSRPRTSPQERRTRHQTRQRDAGAPRRPRRRIFRWFFFGCFLVVDILALVKLALNTDWIAVGLGFGVISFITTAVYKDDKGGAQIGAWRTSETLLHLLEIAGGWPAAFLAQQRYRHKTVKFSYQFFFWSIGLLHLVLATCYLLGLPLIRSLLALA; encoded by the coding sequence GTGTCTCGTCCAAGAACCAGCCCTCAAGAACGTCGCACCCGGCATCAAACCCGGCAACGCGATGCAGGCGCACCTCGTCGCCCGCGGCGCAGGATCTTCCGCTGGTTCTTCTTTGGATGCTTCCTTGTGGTGGACATCCTCGCCCTCGTGAAGCTGGCGCTGAATACCGATTGGATCGCCGTCGGTCTCGGATTCGGCGTGATTTCCTTCATCACCACCGCCGTTTACAAGGACGACAAGGGTGGAGCGCAAATAGGCGCATGGCGGACATCTGAAACCCTGCTCCACCTGCTGGAAATCGCAGGAGGATGGCCGGCTGCGTTCCTCGCCCAGCAGCGCTACCGCCATAAGACGGTGAAGTTCTCCTACCAGTTCTTCTTCTGGAGCATCGGGCTGCTGCACCTCGTCCTGGCCACTTGCTACCTTCTCGGCCTGCCTCTGATCCGTTCGCTTCTCGCCCTAGCCTGA
- a CDS encoding magnesium transporter CorA family protein, which translates to MPITLFPSPASEEPEAEGELPVALPKGTIWIDMVRPVPGEVKAVERWLGISLPTREEMREIEATSRLYCEDGARFMTSPLLAGAESDAPVSTEITFIFAGPYLVTIRDADLQSFRQVSTQFSRRHLASRDQIFLNLIESIVGRQADLLERLSKETEELSARIFRRLPRAKESEDNLREAIFRLGRSGDLIARERDCIVGLSRLVQYASQDDFESGEGGSRVSALYPRLKPVSRDLHSLSEFAGFLSSKISFMLDATLGLINIEQNSIVKIFTVAAVIFLPPTLVASIYGMNFEFMPELKLHWGYPYAIVLMIASVLLPYWFCRRKGWL; encoded by the coding sequence GTGCCGATCACTCTCTTCCCATCTCCCGCGAGCGAAGAGCCGGAAGCCGAGGGTGAGCTCCCGGTGGCACTGCCCAAGGGGACGATCTGGATCGATATGGTACGCCCTGTACCGGGGGAGGTGAAGGCTGTGGAGCGATGGCTCGGCATCTCCCTGCCGACACGGGAAGAGATGCGCGAGATCGAGGCCACCAGCCGGCTCTATTGTGAGGATGGAGCCCGCTTCATGACATCGCCCTTGCTGGCCGGAGCGGAAAGTGATGCGCCGGTTTCCACCGAGATCACCTTCATCTTCGCCGGTCCTTATCTGGTGACCATCCGCGATGCGGACTTGCAGAGTTTCCGACAAGTATCGACCCAGTTTTCCCGGCGCCATCTGGCAAGCCGCGACCAGATTTTCCTGAACCTGATCGAATCGATTGTCGGTCGACAAGCCGATCTTCTCGAACGTCTTTCCAAGGAAACGGAAGAACTCTCGGCTCGCATTTTCAGGCGGCTGCCGCGGGCGAAAGAGTCGGAAGACAACTTGCGTGAAGCCATCTTCCGGCTAGGCCGGAGCGGGGACCTGATCGCACGCGAGCGGGACTGTATCGTAGGCCTGTCGCGCTTGGTCCAGTATGCCTCCCAAGACGATTTTGAGAGCGGGGAAGGCGGTTCGCGGGTGAGTGCCCTTTACCCGCGCCTCAAGCCGGTCTCTCGGGACTTGCATTCGCTTTCCGAGTTCGCGGGATTCCTCTCTTCAAAGATCAGTTTCATGCTCGATGCCACCTTGGGCCTGATCAACATCGAGCAAAATTCGATCGTAAAGATCTTCACGGTGGCCGCGGTGATCTTCCTGCCCCCGACCTTGGTGGCGAGCATTTACGGGATGAACTTCGAATTCATGCCCGAGTTGAAGCTGCATTGGGGCTATCCTTATGCGATCGTCCTGATGATCGCTTCGGTACTGCTGCCCTATTGGTTTTGTCGCCGGAAGGGCTGGCTGTGA
- the hflX gene encoding GTPase HflX yields MFEVREKPQMVERALLVRLYFDPREAEESEALLEELGELVSTLGIGIVEKILVRSREMHKKFLCGTGKAAEIAELAKAHECDCLVFDNQLAPSQQREWERAADMTVLDREEVILDIFAKRAQTKEARLQVELARMQYALPRLARMWGHLDREGGSGGGMGGGAARGMGEKQIEVDRRMANVRIDRARRELEEVRKQRATQRKEREKMETPHAAIVGYTNAGKSTLLNKLSGADVMAKDMLFATLDTTTRKIELPDGQPLLITDTVGFVRNLPHRLVEAFKATLEEAVLADFLIHVLDATSPEIERFHETTLKVLGELGAVDKTTITVLNKIDLVTDPDRLGALRQLYPEALQISAFNGLGMEALLQRCSEVLADRVRRHRYRIPQSRADLLGMLHRDAKVLSTDYEENDILVTAVVPAAIAGRLEPFAV; encoded by the coding sequence ATGTTCGAAGTCCGTGAGAAGCCCCAGATGGTCGAGCGCGCGCTGCTGGTGCGCCTCTATTTCGACCCGCGTGAAGCTGAGGAGTCGGAGGCTCTCCTTGAGGAGTTGGGCGAGCTCGTATCCACGCTCGGCATCGGCATCGTGGAGAAGATCCTAGTCCGCAGCCGGGAGATGCACAAAAAGTTCCTCTGCGGCACCGGCAAGGCCGCGGAGATCGCAGAGCTGGCCAAAGCCCACGAGTGCGATTGCCTGGTCTTCGACAACCAGCTCGCCCCTTCCCAGCAGCGTGAATGGGAACGCGCTGCCGACATGACGGTGCTAGATCGCGAGGAAGTGATTCTCGATATTTTCGCCAAACGCGCGCAAACTAAGGAAGCGCGCCTCCAGGTCGAACTCGCCCGCATGCAATACGCCCTACCACGCCTCGCCCGGATGTGGGGTCACCTTGACCGCGAGGGCGGCTCTGGCGGTGGCATGGGCGGCGGTGCTGCCCGCGGCATGGGCGAAAAGCAGATCGAGGTGGACCGCCGGATGGCCAATGTGCGGATCGACCGTGCCCGCCGCGAGTTGGAGGAAGTCCGGAAGCAGCGCGCGACCCAGCGGAAGGAGCGGGAGAAAATGGAAACGCCGCACGCTGCCATCGTGGGCTACACCAACGCCGGCAAATCCACCCTGCTCAACAAGCTCAGCGGCGCCGATGTGATGGCGAAAGACATGCTCTTCGCCACGCTGGACACCACGACCCGCAAGATCGAGCTACCCGACGGGCAGCCGCTGCTGATCACCGATACCGTAGGCTTCGTGCGGAACCTGCCCCACCGTCTGGTGGAAGCCTTCAAGGCCACCTTGGAAGAGGCCGTGCTCGCGGATTTCCTCATCCACGTGTTGGATGCCACCTCGCCGGAAATCGAGAGGTTCCACGAGACCACCCTGAAGGTGCTGGGTGAGCTTGGTGCGGTGGACAAGACCACGATCACGGTGCTGAACAAGATCGACCTGGTGACGGATCCGGACCGGCTCGGAGCGTTGCGACAGCTCTATCCGGAAGCGCTGCAGATCTCGGCCTTCAACGGGCTCGGCATGGAAGCACTGCTTCAGAGGTGCTCCGAAGTACTGGCCGATCGCGTGCGACGCCATCGCTACCGGATTCCCCAAAGCCGCGCCGACCTGCTCGGCATGCTCCATCGCGATGCGAAGGTGCTTTCCACCGACTACGAGGAAAATGACATCCTCGTCACAGCCGTGGTTCCCGCCGCCATCGCCGGGAGATTGGAGCCCTTTGCGGTCTGA